In Wolinella succinogenes DSM 1740, a single genomic region encodes these proteins:
- a CDS encoding (Fe-S)-binding protein has protein sequence MFNYQQTSQSCVKCGKCIPSCTIYNIHPDEVTSPRGFIDLLGAYQRGELELDKNAKDIFEKCFLCTNCTYVCPNLLPTDQVIENVRAEIAQKFGIAWFKRAYFFLLRNRWLMDWGFALGSVFTPLLFKNLPKHQSVKPRFKLPLIGERVFMWLRFKSFMESYPEETLNSDRENPRRVAIFIGCLANYNYTKIGDSLMEILKELRIDAFIPKKQQCCGAPAYFTGDFPTVDKLIKQNVTYFESFIDEVEAIIIPEATCSAMILEDWERFMHNQPEWRERIARLLPKIFIASDWLYHKTDLLKRLEALSVKMDKSITYHDPCHARKVLGVFKEPRALLGANYKIVEMSDPNQCCGFGGVTLQTEKYQYSKKVGIAKTKMIQETGAKIVSAECSACRMQLTNALDHEKIDVEFAHPLELIAEALKARG, from the coding sequence ATGTTCAACTACCAACAAACCAGCCAATCTTGCGTGAAGTGCGGGAAGTGTATCCCCTCTTGCACCATCTACAACATCCACCCCGATGAGGTGACTTCACCTAGAGGATTTATCGATCTTTTAGGCGCTTACCAGCGCGGGGAGCTAGAGCTAGATAAAAACGCCAAAGATATTTTTGAAAAGTGCTTCCTCTGCACCAATTGCACCTATGTCTGCCCCAATCTCCTCCCGACTGATCAGGTGATTGAGAATGTGCGTGCTGAGATTGCGCAAAAGTTCGGGATCGCTTGGTTTAAGCGAGCCTACTTTTTCTTGCTCAGGAATCGCTGGCTGATGGATTGGGGGTTTGCCCTAGGGTCGGTTTTCACGCCGCTACTCTTTAAGAATCTGCCCAAGCATCAATCCGTGAAACCACGCTTTAAACTCCCCCTCATCGGGGAGCGAGTTTTCATGTGGCTTCGCTTTAAGAGCTTTATGGAGAGCTACCCCGAAGAGACACTCAACTCAGATAGGGAGAATCCTCGCCGTGTGGCGATTTTTATTGGCTGTTTGGCCAATTACAACTACACCAAAATCGGCGATTCTCTCATGGAGATTCTAAAAGAGCTCCGAATTGATGCCTTTATCCCCAAAAAGCAGCAGTGCTGTGGCGCACCTGCCTACTTTACGGGAGATTTTCCTACTGTGGATAAGCTGATCAAGCAGAATGTGACCTATTTTGAGAGCTTTATTGATGAGGTCGAGGCGATCATCATCCCTGAGGCGACCTGTAGCGCGATGATTCTAGAGGACTGGGAGCGCTTCATGCACAATCAGCCCGAATGGAGAGAGCGTATCGCTAGATTGTTGCCTAAAATTTTCATCGCGAGTGATTGGCTCTACCACAAGACCGATCTTTTGAAGCGTCTTGAGGCGCTCTCTGTGAAAATGGACAAAAGCATCACCTATCATGATCCCTGTCATGCGCGCAAAGTGCTCGGGGTCTTTAAAGAACCTAGAGCGCTTCTTGGGGCGAACTATAAGATCGTTGAGATGAGTGATCCTAATCAGTGCTGTGGTTTTGGTGGAGTCACGCTCCAGACGGAGAAGTATCAATACTCCAAAAAAGTGGGAATCGCCAAAACGAAAATGATCCAAGAGACAGGGGCAAAAATCGTGAGTGCGGAGTGCAGTGCCTGCAGGATGCAACTCACCAATGCACTAGATCATGAGAAGATTGATGTGGAGTTTGCCCATCCGCTAGAGCTTATTGCTGAGGCGCTTAAGGCGAGAGGATAG
- the hemN gene encoding oxygen-independent coproporphyrinogen III oxidase, producing the protein MIDFEKFARYSKAGPRYTSYPTANEFHEGFGEKEYREALRREDPAKALSLYIHLPFCRSACYFCGCNVIYTSKEDKKERYIGYLKKELALLKEAMDTHREVTQLHFGGGTPTFMDASQLAEILDLLHETFPRFSDDAELSCEIDPRFFTQEQMQALKRGGINRLSFGVQDFNPGVQEAIHRTQSVELVARAVEMARAHGINSINFDLIYGLPYQDFESFAKTLEEVVKLSPDRLAVFNYAHVPWMKKTMRKIDETTLPSPKEKLKILEHTIGFLQNSGYETIGMDHFAKREDELFKAIEKGELRRNFQGYTTKGKSQTIGIGLTSIGEGSDYYAQNHKEMEAYERALDEGHLPIHKGILLSEDDRLRKEVIMSLMSNFKLAFAPLNERYGIDFKSYFAEALEELKEYEEAGLLELNEEGIAVSPTGTMLIRNIAMPFDAFLKKSPLSERKFSKTV; encoded by the coding sequence GTGATTGATTTTGAAAAGTTTGCCCGCTACTCCAAAGCAGGCCCTAGATACACCAGCTATCCCACCGCCAATGAGTTTCATGAAGGCTTTGGTGAAAAAGAGTATAGAGAGGCCTTGCGGAGAGAAGACCCAGCCAAAGCGCTTTCACTCTATATCCACCTCCCTTTTTGTCGAAGCGCCTGTTATTTTTGCGGTTGCAATGTCATCTACACCAGCAAAGAGGATAAAAAAGAGCGCTATATTGGCTATCTCAAAAAAGAGCTTGCCCTGCTCAAGGAGGCGATGGATACGCACCGTGAGGTGACCCAGCTCCACTTTGGTGGGGGCACCCCCACCTTCATGGATGCTTCCCAGCTCGCAGAAATCCTTGATCTTCTCCATGAGACTTTTCCCCGATTCAGCGATGATGCAGAGCTTAGCTGTGAGATCGACCCTCGATTCTTCACCCAAGAGCAGATGCAAGCACTCAAAAGGGGAGGAATCAACCGTCTTAGTTTTGGGGTGCAGGACTTTAACCCTGGTGTTCAAGAGGCGATCCATCGCACTCAGAGTGTCGAGTTGGTCGCTAGAGCGGTGGAGATGGCTAGAGCGCATGGAATCAACTCTATCAATTTTGACCTCATCTATGGCCTCCCCTATCAAGATTTTGAGAGTTTTGCCAAAACCCTAGAAGAGGTGGTGAAGCTCTCCCCTGATCGCCTCGCGGTCTTTAACTATGCGCATGTGCCTTGGATGAAAAAGACCATGCGAAAGATTGATGAGACCACGCTTCCCTCCCCCAAAGAGAAGCTCAAGATTTTGGAGCACACGATTGGGTTTCTTCAAAATAGCGGCTATGAGACCATCGGAATGGATCACTTTGCCAAGCGCGAAGACGAGCTCTTTAAGGCGATTGAAAAAGGGGAGCTCAGGCGAAATTTCCAAGGCTACACGACCAAAGGTAAAAGCCAGACGATAGGAATCGGCCTCACCTCTATTGGGGAAGGGAGCGACTATTACGCGCAGAATCATAAAGAGATGGAGGCCTATGAAAGGGCGCTGGATGAGGGACATCTCCCTATCCACAAAGGAATCTTGCTCAGCGAAGATGATCGATTGCGCAAAGAGGTGATCATGAGCCTCATGAGTAACTTCAAGCTCGCCTTTGCCCCCCTTAATGAGCGCTATGGAATCGATTTTAAATCCTACTTTGCCGAGGCGTTAGAAGAGCTCAAAGAGTACGAAGAAGCGGGGCTTTTGGAGCTCAACGAGGAGGGAATCGCGGTCTCTCCTACAGGAACCATGCTCATTCGGAATATTGCCATGCCTTTTGACGCCTTTTTGAAAAAGAGTCCTCTTTCAGAGCGCAAATTCAGTAAAACGGTGTGA
- a CDS encoding DUF2603 domain-containing protein — translation MEKLVESLSSNQKRNQALLHPFEGNEALLELTKGRLGNEEPCHVKGAQGEEYVILPKHLLLGLVNLLQKGREERVKLNLERDILQQMPIDFEDVWEVALQEIHRENANPSYVDTKRLIKEIKRRHPNLFFQLGDLFGRAKEEMLD, via the coding sequence ATGGAGAAGCTAGTTGAATCCCTCTCTTCTAATCAAAAGAGGAATCAGGCTCTCCTGCACCCCTTTGAGGGCAATGAAGCGCTTCTGGAACTCACCAAGGGTCGTCTAGGAAATGAGGAGCCCTGTCATGTGAAAGGAGCACAAGGAGAGGAGTATGTGATACTTCCAAAGCATCTTCTTCTTGGTCTTGTGAATCTTTTGCAAAAGGGGCGTGAAGAGCGTGTCAAGCTCAACTTGGAGCGCGATATTCTTCAGCAGATGCCTATTGATTTTGAGGATGTTTGGGAAGTGGCGCTTCAGGAGATTCATCGAGAAAATGCCAATCCCTCCTATGTGGACACCAAGCGACTCATCAAGGAGATCAAGCGCCGCCATCCCAATCTCTTTTTTCAATTGGGCGACCTTTTTGGGCGCGCCAAAGAAGAGATGTTGGATTAA